One segment of Theobroma cacao cultivar B97-61/B2 chromosome 9, Criollo_cocoa_genome_V2, whole genome shotgun sequence DNA contains the following:
- the LOC18588393 gene encoding receptor-like serine/threonine-protein kinase ALE2 isoform X4 yields the protein MLYGMGMLMPLILQLARLCIIGFPLIVQESSEGIPSAVEQRSDAPNTLSQPNGSDLHSPPALPPLMSASVPETTEGHARSFSPSNSMELPPYNTAPPPVTVEEGVPSLAPSTPAVLPPFDTAPPPMLVQVHTPSKSPTALQKKEPIMKSPPSVPDAPAPVASPSRNLPQNSPAIHPFPSITPTQNSPENSPVVHQTPFAPPLRNPAQNSPPTQSSRRSAFPPISNQRNSSSNRAPVLEPTAPAPVAPPLRNPPQNSPAIHFSKPHALPPSANQGNSSNKTAPVMEPIAPVPVATPSGNSPRNQTAIHPRGPALAPSVPIPEPTAPAVASPPRKLERTTPPVHSIMPPSILPVVSPPEESPHISPTIHPNVPEGTPSQLPDPDISPVSTPPSSINWKNDGIPVASPRNEIHKPMPPLSHTPENGSSSAKSPLAPKAVRHPGNSPVSSLAPSNKGYNPPALSPSISFHKHQHKRNGRTSPAPASSYLISPPPLKQQGPVISPAFLPGRRRRHYAPAPLHSVSPSHSAVPSSAGTVSPVPSPSPMTASRQTKMPLSPPKVSPSVSPLRSPKVPPPPPVMSFPPPPPNEDCSTTICTEPYTNTPPGSPCGCVLPMQVGLRLSVALYTFFPLVSELATEIAAGVFMRQSQVRIIGANAASEQPEKTVVLIDLVPLGEKFDNTTAFLTYQRFWHKQVAIKTSFFGDYEVLYVHYLGLPPSPPLPPSDIDIMDAGPYSGNDNNARAIKPLGVDVHGKRHKNVLSGGVIAIIVLSALVAMVLCSAIAWVLLFRRTNHASQQAATTQPPQTSLAKPSGSAGSMVGSGLSSTSLSFGSSIVAYTGSAKTFSTSDIEKATNNFDASRILGEGGFGRVYSGVLEDGTKVAVKVLKRDDQQGGREFLAEVEMLSRLHHRNLVKLIGICTEERNRCLVYELIPNGSVESHLHGVDKDSAPLDWDARIKIALGAARGLAYLHEDSSPRVIHRDFKSSNILLEHDFTPKVSDFGLARTAMDEEGRHISTRVMGTFGYVAPEYAMTGHLLVKSDVYSYGVVLLELLTGRKPVDMTQPPGQENLVAWARPLLTTKEGLETIIDPSLSSDVPFDSVAKVAAIASMCVQPEVSHRPFMGEVVQALKLVSNECDEAKEVGSRCSSQDDLSIELDARVSTGSGQLADPLQSHYLIPNYDTGLDTERGLSVSDLFSSSARFGRQSSGSFRRHCSSGPLRTATGSRFWQKVQRLSRGSISEHGVMMRFWPGSH from the exons ATGCTTTATGGGATGGGGATGTTGATGCCACTGATTCTCCAGCTTGCCAGACTCTGCATCATTGGCTTTCCTTTAATTGTTCAGGAATCTTCAG AAGGAATCCCTAGTGCTGTTGAACAAAGAAGCGATGCACCAAACACACTCTCTCAGCCAAATG GTTCAGATTTGCATTCTCCTCCAGCATTACCACCTCTTATGTCTGCCTCAGTGCCTGAAACGACTGAAGGGCATGCACGTTCCTTTTCCCCGAGTAATTCAATGGAATTGCCACCATATAATACAGCTCCGCCTCCAGTTACCGTTGAAGAAGGTGTACCATCCTTGGCACCAAGTACTCCTGCGGTGTTGCCACCATTTGATACAGCTCCTCCACCTATGCTTGTTCAAGTACACACACCATCAAAGTCACCAACTGCTCTGCAGAAAAAGGAACCAATTATGAAGTCTCCTCCCTCAGTGCCAGATGCTCCAG CTCCAGTTGCATCACCCTCAAGGAATTTGCCTCAGAATTCACCAGCTATCCACCCAT TTCCATCAATAACACCAACACAGAATTCTCCAGAAAATTCACCAGTTGTCCATCAAA CTCCATTTGCACCGCCATTGAGGAATCCAGCACAAAATTCCCCACCCACTCAATCCAGTAGGCGAAGTGCTTTCCCCCCAATTTCTAATCAAAGAAATTCATCAAGTAATAGGGCACCTGTTTTGGAGCCAACTGCTCCAG CTCCAGTTGCACCACCATTGAGGAATCCACCACAAAATTCCCCAGCCATTCACTTCAGTAAGCCACATGCCTTGCCCCCAAGTGCCAATCAAGGAAATTCATCAAATAAGACAGCACCTGTTATGGAGCCAATTGCTCCAG TTCCAGTCGCAACACCTTCGGGAAATTCACCACGAAATCAAACAGCCATTCACCCAAGGGGGCCTGCTTTAGCACCAAGTGTTCCTATTCCAGAGCCCACTGCTCCAG CAGTTGCATCTCCCCCAAGGAAATTAGAAAGGACCACACCACCTGTCCACTCAATCATGCCACCGTCCATTTTACCAG TTGTATCACCACCAGAAGAATCACCCCACATTTCACCAACCATCCACCCAAATGTGCCAGAAGGAACTCCATCTCAGTTACCAG ATCCTGATATCTCTCCTGTTTCAACTCCACCCTCGAGCATTAACTGGAAAAATGATGGAATACCAGTTGCGTCACCTAGGAATGAGATACACAAGCCAATGCCACCTTTGAGCCATACCCCAGAAAATG GTTCTTCCTCAGCCAAATCTCCTTTGGCACCCAAAGCTGTGAGGCACCCTGGTAATTCTCCTGTTTCATCTCTTGCTCCTTCAAATAAAGGGTATAACCCTCCTGCATTGTCACCTTCAATCTCGTTTCATAAGCATCAACATAAAAGAAATGGAAGAACCAGTCCTGCTCCTGCATCATCATACCTGATTTCACCTCCTCCTCTGAAACAGCAAG GTCCAGTTATCTCTCCAGCATTTCTTCCTGGAAGAAGGCGAAGACACTATGCTCCTGCACCTCTTCATTCTG TTTCCCCATCCCATTCTGCTGTTCCTTCGTCAGCAGGCACTGTTTCTCCTGTTCCTTCACCATCTCCAATGACTGCATCTAGGCAGACCAAAA TGCCACTTAGCCCCCCAAAAGTTTCTCCTTCTGTGTCGCCATTGAGGAGTCCCAAGGTGCCACCTCCGCCACCAGTTATGTCATTTCCACCTCCACCTCCTAATGAAG ATTGTTCAACAACTATTTGCACAGAACCTTATACAAATACACCTCCTGGATCTCCTTGTGGCTGTGTCTTGCCAATGCAAGTTGGATTACGCCTGAGTGTTGCTCTCTATACTTTCTTCCCTTTGGTTTCTGAGCTGGCAACAGAAATTGCTGCTGGAGTTTTTATGAGACAAAGTCAAGTTCGCATTATTGGAGCTAATGCTGCTAGTGAGCAACCCGAGAAGACAGTTGTCCTTATAGACTTGGTACCGCTTGGTGAAAAATTTGATAACACCACAGCCTTTTTAACTTATCAGAGATTTTGGCATAAACAAGTTGCTATAAAAACTTCATTTTTTGGGGATTATGAAGTATTATATGTGCACTATCTTG GTTTGCCTCCTTCTCCACCTTTGCCCCCTTCCGACATTGATATAATGGATGCTGGACCATATTCTGGTAATGACAACAATGCGAGGGCTATAAAGCCCCTTGGTGTTGATGTGCATGGAAAGCGGCATAAAAATGTGCTTAGTGGCGGCGTGATTGCTATAATTGTTCTGTCTGCTTTGGTGGCTATGGTGTTATGCTCTGCCATTGCATGGGTTTTGCTTTTCAGACGTACAAATCATGCTAGTCAACAAGCAGCAACTACACAGCCTCCGCAAACATCTCTTGCCAAACCATCAG GTTCTGCTGGGTCAATGGTTGGAAGCGGTCTAAGTTCCACATCACTGTCATTTGGCTCTAGCATTGTAGCTTATACAGGATCTGCAAAGACCTTCAGTACAAGTGATATAGAAAAAGCCACTAACAATTTTGATGCTTCAAGAATACTTGGGGAAGGTGGATTTGGTCGTGTTTATAGTGGTGTTCTTGAAGATGGAACTAAAGTGGCAGTCAAAGTTCTGAAGAGAGATGATCAGCAAGGTGGCAGGGAATTCTTGGCTGAGGTGGAGATGCTTAGCCGTCTTCACCACAGAAACTTGGTGAAGTTGATTGGTATATGCACAGAGGAGCGCAACCGCTGCTTGGTTTATGAACTCATTCCAAATGGCAGTGTTGAATCTCACTTGCATG GAGTTGACAAGGATTCTGCACCACTTGACTGGGATGCCCGGATAAAGATAGCCCTTGGTGCTGCTCGTGGGCTGGCTTATCTCCATGAAGATTCAAGCCCACGTGTCATCCACCGGGATTTTAAGTCAAGCAACATCTTGTTGGAGCATGATTTCACACCAAAAGTGTCTGACTTTGGTTTGGCTCGAACTGCCATGGACGAGGAAGGCAGGCACATATCAACACGTGTCATGGGAACTTTTGG GTATGTGGCTCCTGAGTATGCAATGACTGGCCATCTACTTGTGAAGAGTGATGTTTACAGCTATGGTGTAGTCCTTCTTGAGCTTCTGACGGGGAGAAAACCAGTAGATATGACACAGCCACCAGGTCAGGAGAATCTAGTTGCATGGGCTCGTCCTCTTCTCACAACCAAAGAAGGGTTAGAAACAATTATAGATCCATCGCTAAGTTCTGATGTTCCTTTTGATAGTGTGGCCAAAGTAGCAGCAATAGCTTCAATGTGTGTTCAACCTGAGGTATCACACCGACCTTTTATGGGTGAGGTTGTTCAGGCTTTAAAACTAGTAAGTAACGAATGCGATGAGGCAAAAGAAGTAGGTTCAAGATGTTCTAGTCAGGATGATTTGTCCATTGAACTGGATGCTAGGGTTAGTACTGGCTCAGGACAATTGGCTGATCCCTTGCAAAGCCATTATTTGATTCCTAACTATGACACTGGTCTTGATACTGAGAGAGGACTATCGGTGTCAGATTTGTTTAGTTCATCAGCAAGATTTGGAAGGCAATCATCTGGGTCATTTCGGAGGCACTGTAGCTCAGGTCCCCTGAGAACAGCAACGGGCAGTCGTTTCTGGCAAAAAGTGCAAAGATTGTCTAGGGGCAGCATCAGTGAACATGGTGTTATGATGAGGTTCTGGCCAGGGTCACATTGA
- the LOC18588393 gene encoding receptor-like serine/threonine-protein kinase ALE2 isoform X5: MLYGMGMLMPLILQLARLCIIGFPLIVQESSGHNASPSPAKFFMFPPAEGIPSAVEQRSDAPNTLSQPNVPETTEGHARSFSPSNSMELPPYNTAPPPVTVEEGVPSLAPSTPAVLPPFDTAPPPMLVQVHTPSKSPTALQKKEPIMKSPPSVPDAPAPVASPSRNLPQNSPAIHPFPSITPTQNSPENSPVVHQTPFAPPLRNPAQNSPPTQSSRRSAFPPISNQRNSSSNRAPVLEPTAPAPVAPPLRNPPQNSPAIHFSKPHALPPSANQGNSSNKTAPVMEPIAPVPVATPSGNSPRNQTAIHPRGPALAPSVPIPEPTAPAVASPPRKLERTTPPVHSIMPPSILPVVSPPEESPHISPTIHPNVPEGTPSQLPDPDISPVSTPPSSINWKNDGIPVASPRNEIHKPMPPLSHTPENGSSSAKSPLAPKAVRHPGNSPVSSLAPSNKGYNPPALSPSISFHKHQHKRNGRTSPAPASSYLISPPPLKQQGPVISPAFLPGRRRRHYAPAPLHSVSPSHSAVPSSAGTVSPVPSPSPMTASRQTKMPLSPPKVSPSVSPLRSPKVPPPPPVMSFPPPPPNEDCSTTICTEPYTNTPPGSPCGCVLPMQVGLRLSVALYTFFPLVSELATEIAAGVFMRQSQVRIIGANAASEQPEKTVVLIDLVPLGEKFDNTTAFLTYQRFWHKQVAIKTSFFGDYEVLYVHYLGLPPSPPLPPSDIDIMDAGPYSGNDNNARAIKPLGVDVHGKRHKNVLSGGVIAIIVLSALVAMVLCSAIAWVLLFRRTNHASQQAATTQPPQTSLAKPSGSAGSMVGSGLSSTSLSFGSSIVAYTGSAKTFSTSDIEKATNNFDASRILGEGGFGRVYSGVLEDGTKVAVKVLKRDDQQGGREFLAEVEMLSRLHHRNLVKLIGICTEERNRCLVYELIPNGSVESHLHGVDKDSAPLDWDARIKIALGAARGLAYLHEDSSPRVIHRDFKSSNILLEHDFTPKVSDFGLARTAMDEEGRHISTRVMGTFGYVAPEYAMTGHLLVKSDVYSYGVVLLELLTGRKPVDMTQPPGQENLVAWARPLLTTKEGLETIIDPSLSSDVPFDSVAKVAAIASMCVQPEVSHRPFMGEVVQALKLVSNECDEAKEVGSRCSSQDDLSIELDARVSTGSGQLADPLQSHYLIPNYDTGLDTERGLSVSDLFSSSARFGRQSSGSFRRHCSSGPLRTATGSRFWQKVQRLSRGSISEHGVMMRFWPGSH, encoded by the exons ATGCTTTATGGGATGGGGATGTTGATGCCACTGATTCTCCAGCTTGCCAGACTCTGCATCATTGGCTTTCCTTTAATTGTTCAGGAATCTTCAG GGCACAATGCATCCCCGTCTCCAGCAAAGTTTTTTATGTTTCCTCCTGCAGAAGGAATCCCTAGTGCTGTTGAACAAAGAAGCGATGCACCAAACACACTCTCTCAGCCAAATG TGCCTGAAACGACTGAAGGGCATGCACGTTCCTTTTCCCCGAGTAATTCAATGGAATTGCCACCATATAATACAGCTCCGCCTCCAGTTACCGTTGAAGAAGGTGTACCATCCTTGGCACCAAGTACTCCTGCGGTGTTGCCACCATTTGATACAGCTCCTCCACCTATGCTTGTTCAAGTACACACACCATCAAAGTCACCAACTGCTCTGCAGAAAAAGGAACCAATTATGAAGTCTCCTCCCTCAGTGCCAGATGCTCCAG CTCCAGTTGCATCACCCTCAAGGAATTTGCCTCAGAATTCACCAGCTATCCACCCAT TTCCATCAATAACACCAACACAGAATTCTCCAGAAAATTCACCAGTTGTCCATCAAA CTCCATTTGCACCGCCATTGAGGAATCCAGCACAAAATTCCCCACCCACTCAATCCAGTAGGCGAAGTGCTTTCCCCCCAATTTCTAATCAAAGAAATTCATCAAGTAATAGGGCACCTGTTTTGGAGCCAACTGCTCCAG CTCCAGTTGCACCACCATTGAGGAATCCACCACAAAATTCCCCAGCCATTCACTTCAGTAAGCCACATGCCTTGCCCCCAAGTGCCAATCAAGGAAATTCATCAAATAAGACAGCACCTGTTATGGAGCCAATTGCTCCAG TTCCAGTCGCAACACCTTCGGGAAATTCACCACGAAATCAAACAGCCATTCACCCAAGGGGGCCTGCTTTAGCACCAAGTGTTCCTATTCCAGAGCCCACTGCTCCAG CAGTTGCATCTCCCCCAAGGAAATTAGAAAGGACCACACCACCTGTCCACTCAATCATGCCACCGTCCATTTTACCAG TTGTATCACCACCAGAAGAATCACCCCACATTTCACCAACCATCCACCCAAATGTGCCAGAAGGAACTCCATCTCAGTTACCAG ATCCTGATATCTCTCCTGTTTCAACTCCACCCTCGAGCATTAACTGGAAAAATGATGGAATACCAGTTGCGTCACCTAGGAATGAGATACACAAGCCAATGCCACCTTTGAGCCATACCCCAGAAAATG GTTCTTCCTCAGCCAAATCTCCTTTGGCACCCAAAGCTGTGAGGCACCCTGGTAATTCTCCTGTTTCATCTCTTGCTCCTTCAAATAAAGGGTATAACCCTCCTGCATTGTCACCTTCAATCTCGTTTCATAAGCATCAACATAAAAGAAATGGAAGAACCAGTCCTGCTCCTGCATCATCATACCTGATTTCACCTCCTCCTCTGAAACAGCAAG GTCCAGTTATCTCTCCAGCATTTCTTCCTGGAAGAAGGCGAAGACACTATGCTCCTGCACCTCTTCATTCTG TTTCCCCATCCCATTCTGCTGTTCCTTCGTCAGCAGGCACTGTTTCTCCTGTTCCTTCACCATCTCCAATGACTGCATCTAGGCAGACCAAAA TGCCACTTAGCCCCCCAAAAGTTTCTCCTTCTGTGTCGCCATTGAGGAGTCCCAAGGTGCCACCTCCGCCACCAGTTATGTCATTTCCACCTCCACCTCCTAATGAAG ATTGTTCAACAACTATTTGCACAGAACCTTATACAAATACACCTCCTGGATCTCCTTGTGGCTGTGTCTTGCCAATGCAAGTTGGATTACGCCTGAGTGTTGCTCTCTATACTTTCTTCCCTTTGGTTTCTGAGCTGGCAACAGAAATTGCTGCTGGAGTTTTTATGAGACAAAGTCAAGTTCGCATTATTGGAGCTAATGCTGCTAGTGAGCAACCCGAGAAGACAGTTGTCCTTATAGACTTGGTACCGCTTGGTGAAAAATTTGATAACACCACAGCCTTTTTAACTTATCAGAGATTTTGGCATAAACAAGTTGCTATAAAAACTTCATTTTTTGGGGATTATGAAGTATTATATGTGCACTATCTTG GTTTGCCTCCTTCTCCACCTTTGCCCCCTTCCGACATTGATATAATGGATGCTGGACCATATTCTGGTAATGACAACAATGCGAGGGCTATAAAGCCCCTTGGTGTTGATGTGCATGGAAAGCGGCATAAAAATGTGCTTAGTGGCGGCGTGATTGCTATAATTGTTCTGTCTGCTTTGGTGGCTATGGTGTTATGCTCTGCCATTGCATGGGTTTTGCTTTTCAGACGTACAAATCATGCTAGTCAACAAGCAGCAACTACACAGCCTCCGCAAACATCTCTTGCCAAACCATCAG GTTCTGCTGGGTCAATGGTTGGAAGCGGTCTAAGTTCCACATCACTGTCATTTGGCTCTAGCATTGTAGCTTATACAGGATCTGCAAAGACCTTCAGTACAAGTGATATAGAAAAAGCCACTAACAATTTTGATGCTTCAAGAATACTTGGGGAAGGTGGATTTGGTCGTGTTTATAGTGGTGTTCTTGAAGATGGAACTAAAGTGGCAGTCAAAGTTCTGAAGAGAGATGATCAGCAAGGTGGCAGGGAATTCTTGGCTGAGGTGGAGATGCTTAGCCGTCTTCACCACAGAAACTTGGTGAAGTTGATTGGTATATGCACAGAGGAGCGCAACCGCTGCTTGGTTTATGAACTCATTCCAAATGGCAGTGTTGAATCTCACTTGCATG GAGTTGACAAGGATTCTGCACCACTTGACTGGGATGCCCGGATAAAGATAGCCCTTGGTGCTGCTCGTGGGCTGGCTTATCTCCATGAAGATTCAAGCCCACGTGTCATCCACCGGGATTTTAAGTCAAGCAACATCTTGTTGGAGCATGATTTCACACCAAAAGTGTCTGACTTTGGTTTGGCTCGAACTGCCATGGACGAGGAAGGCAGGCACATATCAACACGTGTCATGGGAACTTTTGG GTATGTGGCTCCTGAGTATGCAATGACTGGCCATCTACTTGTGAAGAGTGATGTTTACAGCTATGGTGTAGTCCTTCTTGAGCTTCTGACGGGGAGAAAACCAGTAGATATGACACAGCCACCAGGTCAGGAGAATCTAGTTGCATGGGCTCGTCCTCTTCTCACAACCAAAGAAGGGTTAGAAACAATTATAGATCCATCGCTAAGTTCTGATGTTCCTTTTGATAGTGTGGCCAAAGTAGCAGCAATAGCTTCAATGTGTGTTCAACCTGAGGTATCACACCGACCTTTTATGGGTGAGGTTGTTCAGGCTTTAAAACTAGTAAGTAACGAATGCGATGAGGCAAAAGAAGTAGGTTCAAGATGTTCTAGTCAGGATGATTTGTCCATTGAACTGGATGCTAGGGTTAGTACTGGCTCAGGACAATTGGCTGATCCCTTGCAAAGCCATTATTTGATTCCTAACTATGACACTGGTCTTGATACTGAGAGAGGACTATCGGTGTCAGATTTGTTTAGTTCATCAGCAAGATTTGGAAGGCAATCATCTGGGTCATTTCGGAGGCACTGTAGCTCAGGTCCCCTGAGAACAGCAACGGGCAGTCGTTTCTGGCAAAAAGTGCAAAGATTGTCTAGGGGCAGCATCAGTGAACATGGTGTTATGATGAGGTTCTGGCCAGGGTCACATTGA